Part of the Methanophagales archaeon genome is shown below.
TTTGAAGATAATAATGAACGTTCCAGAGGGTGAGATAACCGACGAGGAGATTGCAAAGCTGAGTGATACAAAGCTCACTCTGGTCAGGAAGATTTTATATACCCTATATGAGAACAGGATAGCAGAATACAGGACTGAGCGAGATGATAACAGTGGCTGGGTGACCTATCTGTGGCGCTTTAATTACCGTAATGTCAGGAGAATAATGGAGGAAGAAGCGGATAAGAAATTGAAAGACCTCAGGAACAAGCTGGATGAAGAGAAAAAGGGTGTATTTTATCAGTGTAAATGCCAGCGTATCCTGTTTGAGGATGCAGCAGCGAGGGATTTCTGGTGTGATGAATGCGGTTCGAAGTTTGAATACGTTGATAATGGAGATTTGATAAGCGAGTTAGAGGACGAGATAGAGAAGATAGAGAAGTGGAAGAAGCAGATAAGAGGAGATTAAGGAGTGAGTGTGTGAAGTTACTGAGGGCAGCAGGGTGTGAAGAAAGGGTTATCAAGCATTGCATCGCAGTTGCGGAGCTTGCATTGGAGATAGCCGCAGCGAATAAAAATAAAAACATTGATGAGGAGTTGATCTTTACCGGTGCTCTACTTCACGATATGGGCAGGGCTCGTTCTCATGGCGTGGAACATGGCTTTTTGGGTGGTGAGATGGCGAAAGCATCGGGATTGGATGACCGGTTGGTGAGGATAATTCAAAGGCATGTGGGTGCTGGTATAACAGCGGAAGAGGCTAAACAGTTGGGATTACCCCCGATATCTCTCATGCCGGAGACGATGGAAGAAAAGATAATAGCGTATGCAGACAGCCTGATAGAAGGTACAAGAAGGACGAGTGTAGAATACGCGATATCGAATTTAAAGAAGAAATTAGGAGCGAGACATCCAGCAGTGGAGAGGTTGAAGAAGCTGCATGAGGAAGTGATGGGAACTGCGTTTTGAGTTATCTATCTCTCCAGTGCTGCTGCTCTTCGCTCATCCTTCAGGTCTAATTTCGTTATCATCACATTGGAAGGGTGTATGGGACGAGGTACTTCTGACAGGTCTGCCCTCGCTATAATAACACCTTCAACTGTTATCCGCTCCCTCTTGAGATCTACCGACCTGACTTTGCCCTCTGCACCCTTATCATCCCCCCTCAATATCCTCACAGTATCGTCCTTCCGCACCGGGAAACTCCTTCTATTGTACTTCTCTCGTAGTTCTCTGGAGAGCGGCGCACTCATGAACTTATGGCGGAGGTGCAGAGCCGCATTAAACCTCGCTTTCCTCTGTTTCCTTGGCTGTTTAGATCTTACCTTTTTCATCTCCATCACCTCAAACTATTCCAACTTTCTCCTTTATCTTATTAAGGGTCATTCTTATCTCGAGAATCTCCGATTTGAGCCATTTTACATCCTCTTCAAACCTCTCTTTAATAACATTTCTGACTTTCTCACTCTCTTCCCGGAGCACATTCATCGTCATATCCTGCTTATCAAGCATCTGGTCCTGTTTCCTTAACATCTGGTCCTGTTTATCGAGCATCTGATCTTGCTTACTTATCATCACCAAACCAATCTGGACCATCTTTGCTAATTGCGAGACCATAAAAGACTGCCTAAAAGAATCAATGCTTCTTACCTCTTCAGTATATTCTTCAACCACAACATTATGAACGGAAGCTTCAGGCGGATAATTCGAGCGTATAAAATCCACAAAACTATTAACCTTGTCTTTGGGACTCCGGACGAGAACAATCAATTGCTGTTCACCGTTTACAAGCGCATTTCTTGCATCAAAATAATCAATAAGCAGGCTCTCTGCCTCTGTCAGCAGGAATAACCTGTAACCTACATCATGAACTTTACCTGTTATCGTTATCTTCTTCGCTTCCTTCATACTCCCTCTGTAACGTACAACATCTTGATTATAAAACTCTTCAAATATAAAAGGGATGTATGATGTTGTTGTGGTAGGAGCAGGACCTTCGGGCTGCATGGCAGCGAAATATGCAGCTAAGGGTGGAGCATCCACGCTAATCATCGAGAAGGACCCGGAGATAGGCATACCGGTCCATTGCGCAGGACTGATAAGTAAGAGGGCAGTAGAGGAGAGTGAACTGAAGGAAGTCAGGACTTTCATAATGAACAGGATAAAAGGAGCGATTATCCACTCGCCTAACTATGACATGCAGTTAGAAGCGCGGGAAAGTGCTTACGCAATAATGAGAGACCACTTTGATAAGGCTCTTGCGAAAGAGGCAATGAATAGTGGCGCAGAGATAATCACGGGCTGTAAAGTGGTGGGAATAAAGCTGTCAGGAGGAGAGTGGAGGATACAGATAGTGGATACA
Proteins encoded:
- a CDS encoding acylphosphatase, which codes for MKEAKKITITGKVHDVGYRLFLLTEAESLLIDYFDARNALVNGEQQLIVLVRSPKDKVNSFVDFIRSNYPPEASVHNVVVEEYTEEVRSIDSFRQSFMVSQLAKMVQIGLVMISKQDQMLDKQDQMLRKQDQMLDKQDMTMNVLREESEKVRNVIKERFEEDVKWLKSEILEIRMTLNKIKEKVGIV
- a CDS encoding 50S ribosomal protein L24: MKKVRSKQPRKQRKARFNAALHLRHKFMSAPLSRELREKYNRRSFPVRKDDTVRILRGDDKGAEGKVRSVDLKRERITVEGVIIARADLSEVPRPIHPSNVMITKLDLKDERRAAALER
- a CDS encoding TIGR00295 family protein, whose product is MEEADKRRLRSECVKLLRAAGCEERVIKHCIAVAELALEIAAANKNKNIDEELIFTGALLHDMGRARSHGVEHGFLGGEMAKASGLDDRLVRIIQRHVGAGITAEEAKQLGLPPISLMPETMEEKIIAYADSLIEGTRRTSVEYAISNLKKKLGARHPAVERLKKLHEEVMGTAF